The Primulina eburnea isolate SZY01 chromosome 8, ASM2296580v1, whole genome shotgun sequence genome contains a region encoding:
- the LOC140838453 gene encoding uncharacterized protein: protein MSERPVPRRESPWGISEGNHRQPKAHRCNDRAEDVIQACFEGNPFKTVPGPFRLFWQCMRSQPGEEPTQPFYYLELEPPTREVKLE, encoded by the exons ATGAGTGAAAGGCCAGTGCCCAGAAGGGAGAGTCCGTGGGGAATTTCTGAGGGAAATCACAGGCAACCTAAAGCACACCGTTGCAATGACCGTGCTGAAGATGTCATTCAG GCGTGTTTTGAAGGAAACCCTTTCAAAACTGTTCCTGGGCCTTTCAGGCTATTTTGGCAGTGCATGAGGTCCCAACCTGG GGAAGAACCTACGCAGCCTTTCTACTACTTGGAACTAGAGCCCCCTACACGAGAAGTGAAACTCGAATAG
- the LOC140838451 gene encoding glutamate receptor 3.4-like isoform X1, producing the protein MKARINGRSSFVLLISWILVPFGIYCLDENPTVVSDGKRVLNIGALFTFNSAIGRSVRPALVAAIEDIKSDASILQDTELNLIFQDTNCSAFLGTVEAIQLMGRKVVAAIGPQSSGIVHAIGSVVSELHIPLLSFGATDPSLSALQYPYFLRTTISDYFQMYAVADLVEYFGWKEVIAIYVDDDYGRNGISVLDDALAKKRSRISYKAAFPPGASRSDLDGLLGGVNMLESRVFVVHVNPDSGLNIFSVAKELQMMGNGYVWIATDWLPCFLDSAEAIDPGTTSLLQGVVTFRHHTLDSDLKKRFTSQWRNLKNIHSLMFNSYALYAYDSLWLLARALDVFLKSGGTLSFSDDPRLVHNNDSVLRSTSLQIFDQGGQLLQILAATNFTGVTGQIEFDLERNLIHPAFDVLNIGGSGIRRLGYWSKYSGLSIVPPENLYTKPPNTSTSNQQLYPAIWPGETTTKPRGWVFPNNGNPLRIAVPYRVAYTEFSTKDNGALGVKGYCIDVFEAAIQLLPYPVPHRYILYGDGQRNPSYKDLVNDVAQNKYDAAVGDVTITTNRTRIVDFTQPYMESGLVVVSPVKENKSSPWSFLLPFTWKMWAVSAVFFLFVGSVIWILEHRTNTEFRGTPRQQLVTILWFSFSTMFSSHRENTVSTLGRLVLLFWLFVVLIINSSYTASLTSILTVRQLSMGIQGIGSLISSSDPIGVQDGSFAYRYLTDQLNIAESRLRILKNQDDYVNFLQRGPTGGGVAAIVDELAYVELFLSYTKCAFSIVGQEFTKSGWGFAFQRDSPLTVDLSTAILQLSESGQLQRIHDKWLLRTECASQIKQGDDNRLSLKSFWGLFLICAVVCFIALTVYFLRVYLQFNRYNAEGEQQDVEGTEISSSFRRTFVASSFKDLISFFDKKEGETNEMTERNNGDSKRRASLSFNEQA; encoded by the exons ATGAAGGCCCGTATAAATGGGAGGAGTTCTTTTGTGTTGTTGATTTCTTGGATTTTGGTGCCCTTTGGAATCTATTGTCTGGATGAAAATCCCACAGTGGTTTCTGATGGGAAAAGAGTGTTGAATATTGGAGCTTTGTTCACTTTTAATTCAGCTATTGGGCGGTCGGTGAGGCCAGCCCTTGTTGCTGCAATCGAAGATATCAAGTCTGATGCAAGCATACTGCAGGATACAGAGCTCAATCTCATCTTTCAGGATACTAACTGCAGTGCATTTCTTGGAACTGTTGAAG CTATACAGCTGATGGGGAGAAAAGTAGTTGCTGCAATAGGTCCACAGTCCTCCGGGATAGTTCATGCGATCGGAAGCGTTGTTAGCGAACTTCACATACCACTTTTGTCATTTGGTGCCACGGACCCGAGTCTTTCTGCTCTGCAGTACCCCTACTTTCTTCGTACTACTATAAGTGATTATTTCCAAATGTATGCCGTTGCTGATCTTGTGGAATATTTTGGTTGGAAAGAAGTGATTGCAATCTATGTCGATGATGATTATGGTAGAAATGGAATTTCTGTGTTAGACGACGCACTTGCGAAAAAGCGTTCCAGGATTTCTTACAAGGCTGCATTTCCTCCAGGAGCTTCAAGAAGTGACTTGGACGGATTGTTGGGAGGAGTAAACATGTTGGAATCACGGGTTTTTGTCGTACATGTGAATCCGGATTCAGGTCTCAATATCTTTTCAGTAGCTAAGGAACTCCAAATGATGGGCAATGGTTACGTTTGGATTGCTACTGATTGGCTTCCATGTTTTCTAGATTCTGCAGAAGCCATTGATCCTGGCACAACCAGTCTTTTGCAGGGAGTTGTAACTTTTCGCCACCACACTCTCGATTCTGATCTCAAAAAAAGATTTACTTCTCAATGGCGCAACTTAAAGAATATACATTCCTTAATGTTTAATTCCTACGCGCTGTATGCCTATGATTCTTTGTGGTTATTAGCCCGAGCACTCGATGTCTTCTTGAAAAGTGGTGGAACTTTGAGTTTTTCTGATGATCCAAGATTGGTTCACAATAATGATAGTGTCCTCCGTTCAACATCCCTCCAAATTTTTGATCAAGGTGGTCAGTTGCTCCAAATTCTTGCTGCGACCAACTTTACTGGTGTAACAGGACAAATTGAGTTTGATTTGGAGAGGAACTTGATTCATCCAGCATTTGATGTTCTTAACATTGGTGGAAGCGGAATTCGGAGGCTTGGTTATTGGTCAAAATACTCCGGTCTTTCCATTGTTCCTCCAGAAAATCTGTACACAAAACCACCAAACACTTCCACCAGCAATCAACAACTTTATCCTGCCATTTGGCCTGGTGAAACTACAACAAAGCCTCGGGGATGGGTGTTTCCAAATAACGGGAATCCTTTACGAATTGCAGTGCCTTATAGGGTTGCTTATACCGAATTTTCAACGAAAGATAATGGAGCTTTAGGGGTCAAAGgatattgcattgatgtatTTGAAGCTGCAATTCAGTTGTTGCCGTATCCTGTTCCTCATCGATATATCTTGTACGGCGACGGTCAAAGAAATCCGTCATATAAAGATCTTGTTAATGACGTTGCACAAAAC AAATATGATGCAGCTGTGGGGGATGTGACTATTACGACAAATAGAACAAGGATTGTAGACTTTACACAGCCTTACATGGAATCTGGGCTCGTCGTAGTTTCTCCAGTTAAGGAGAATAAATCTAGTCCGTGGTCTTTCCTCCTGCCATTTACTTGGAAAATGTGGGCTGTGTCTGcggttttttttctttttgtgggATCAGTTATTTGGATTCTCGAACATCGGACAAATACTGAGTTCCGTGGTACTCCTCGTCAACAACTTGTTACCATCCTTTG GTTTAGTTTCTCAACAATGTTTTCTTCCCACA GAGAAAACACAGTAAGCACATTGGGACGATTGGTGCTGCTCTTCTGGCTCTTTGTAGTGTTAATAATCAATTCAAGCTATACCGCCAGTTTGACATCAATACTCACAGTACGGCAGCTTTCAATGGGAATTCAAGGAATCGGCTCCCTGATCTCAAGTTCCGATCCTATAGGAGTCCAGGATGGGTCTTTTGCATATAGATATCTTACTGATCAGTTAAACATAGCAGAGTCGAGGCTCCGAATACTGAAAAACCAAGACGACTATGTTAATTTCCTTCAACGAGGTCCAACCGGGGGTGGAGTTGCTGCTATTGTTGATGAGCTTGCTTACGTTGAGCTATTTTTGTCCTACACAAAGTGCGCATTCTCTATTGTGGGGCAGGAATTCACAAAAAGTGGCTGGGGATTT GCATTCCAGAGGGACTCACCATTGACAGTAGATTTATCAACGGCTATACTCCAACTCTCAGAAAGCGGCCAACTCCAAAGAATCCATGACAAATGGCTCCTGCGAACAGAATGCGCGAGTCAAATCAAACAGGGGGATGACAACCGGCTCTCTCTCAAGAGCTTCTGGGGCCTGTTTCTTATATGTGCTGTTGTTTGCTTTATTGCATTAACCGTGTATTTTCTGAGGGTTTATCTGCAATTCAACAGATATAATGCAGAGGGAGAGCAGCAGGATGTTGAAGGAACTGAAATTTCAAGTTCTTTTAGGCGTACCTTCGTAGCCTCTAGCTTCAAAGATTTGATTAGTTTTTTCGATAAGAAAGAGGGCGAAACTAATGAAATGACTGAGAGAAATAATGGAGATTCCAAGAGGCGCGCCAGTCTGAGTTTCAATGAGCAAGCATAG
- the LOC140838451 gene encoding glutamate receptor 3.4-like isoform X2: protein MQAYCRIQSSISSFRILTAVHFLELLKGTLTYAAIQLMGRKVVAAIGPQSSGIVHAIGSVVSELHIPLLSFGATDPSLSALQYPYFLRTTISDYFQMYAVADLVEYFGWKEVIAIYVDDDYGRNGISVLDDALAKKRSRISYKAAFPPGASRSDLDGLLGGVNMLESRVFVVHVNPDSGLNIFSVAKELQMMGNGYVWIATDWLPCFLDSAEAIDPGTTSLLQGVVTFRHHTLDSDLKKRFTSQWRNLKNIHSLMFNSYALYAYDSLWLLARALDVFLKSGGTLSFSDDPRLVHNNDSVLRSTSLQIFDQGGQLLQILAATNFTGVTGQIEFDLERNLIHPAFDVLNIGGSGIRRLGYWSKYSGLSIVPPENLYTKPPNTSTSNQQLYPAIWPGETTTKPRGWVFPNNGNPLRIAVPYRVAYTEFSTKDNGALGVKGYCIDVFEAAIQLLPYPVPHRYILYGDGQRNPSYKDLVNDVAQNKYDAAVGDVTITTNRTRIVDFTQPYMESGLVVVSPVKENKSSPWSFLLPFTWKMWAVSAVFFLFVGSVIWILEHRTNTEFRGTPRQQLVTILWFSFSTMFSSHRENTVSTLGRLVLLFWLFVVLIINSSYTASLTSILTVRQLSMGIQGIGSLISSSDPIGVQDGSFAYRYLTDQLNIAESRLRILKNQDDYVNFLQRGPTGGGVAAIVDELAYVELFLSYTKCAFSIVGQEFTKSGWGFAFQRDSPLTVDLSTAILQLSESGQLQRIHDKWLLRTECASQIKQGDDNRLSLKSFWGLFLICAVVCFIALTVYFLRVYLQFNRYNAEGEQQDVEGTEISSSFRRTFVASSFKDLISFFDKKEGETNEMTERNNGDSKRRASLSFNEQA, encoded by the exons ATGCAAGCATACTGCAGGATACAGAGCTCAATCTCATCTTTCAGGATACTAACTGCAGTGCATTTCTTGGAACTGTTGAAG GGCACTCTTACTTATGCAGCTATACAGCTGATGGGGAGAAAAGTAGTTGCTGCAATAGGTCCACAGTCCTCCGGGATAGTTCATGCGATCGGAAGCGTTGTTAGCGAACTTCACATACCACTTTTGTCATTTGGTGCCACGGACCCGAGTCTTTCTGCTCTGCAGTACCCCTACTTTCTTCGTACTACTATAAGTGATTATTTCCAAATGTATGCCGTTGCTGATCTTGTGGAATATTTTGGTTGGAAAGAAGTGATTGCAATCTATGTCGATGATGATTATGGTAGAAATGGAATTTCTGTGTTAGACGACGCACTTGCGAAAAAGCGTTCCAGGATTTCTTACAAGGCTGCATTTCCTCCAGGAGCTTCAAGAAGTGACTTGGACGGATTGTTGGGAGGAGTAAACATGTTGGAATCACGGGTTTTTGTCGTACATGTGAATCCGGATTCAGGTCTCAATATCTTTTCAGTAGCTAAGGAACTCCAAATGATGGGCAATGGTTACGTTTGGATTGCTACTGATTGGCTTCCATGTTTTCTAGATTCTGCAGAAGCCATTGATCCTGGCACAACCAGTCTTTTGCAGGGAGTTGTAACTTTTCGCCACCACACTCTCGATTCTGATCTCAAAAAAAGATTTACTTCTCAATGGCGCAACTTAAAGAATATACATTCCTTAATGTTTAATTCCTACGCGCTGTATGCCTATGATTCTTTGTGGTTATTAGCCCGAGCACTCGATGTCTTCTTGAAAAGTGGTGGAACTTTGAGTTTTTCTGATGATCCAAGATTGGTTCACAATAATGATAGTGTCCTCCGTTCAACATCCCTCCAAATTTTTGATCAAGGTGGTCAGTTGCTCCAAATTCTTGCTGCGACCAACTTTACTGGTGTAACAGGACAAATTGAGTTTGATTTGGAGAGGAACTTGATTCATCCAGCATTTGATGTTCTTAACATTGGTGGAAGCGGAATTCGGAGGCTTGGTTATTGGTCAAAATACTCCGGTCTTTCCATTGTTCCTCCAGAAAATCTGTACACAAAACCACCAAACACTTCCACCAGCAATCAACAACTTTATCCTGCCATTTGGCCTGGTGAAACTACAACAAAGCCTCGGGGATGGGTGTTTCCAAATAACGGGAATCCTTTACGAATTGCAGTGCCTTATAGGGTTGCTTATACCGAATTTTCAACGAAAGATAATGGAGCTTTAGGGGTCAAAGgatattgcattgatgtatTTGAAGCTGCAATTCAGTTGTTGCCGTATCCTGTTCCTCATCGATATATCTTGTACGGCGACGGTCAAAGAAATCCGTCATATAAAGATCTTGTTAATGACGTTGCACAAAAC AAATATGATGCAGCTGTGGGGGATGTGACTATTACGACAAATAGAACAAGGATTGTAGACTTTACACAGCCTTACATGGAATCTGGGCTCGTCGTAGTTTCTCCAGTTAAGGAGAATAAATCTAGTCCGTGGTCTTTCCTCCTGCCATTTACTTGGAAAATGTGGGCTGTGTCTGcggttttttttctttttgtgggATCAGTTATTTGGATTCTCGAACATCGGACAAATACTGAGTTCCGTGGTACTCCTCGTCAACAACTTGTTACCATCCTTTG GTTTAGTTTCTCAACAATGTTTTCTTCCCACA GAGAAAACACAGTAAGCACATTGGGACGATTGGTGCTGCTCTTCTGGCTCTTTGTAGTGTTAATAATCAATTCAAGCTATACCGCCAGTTTGACATCAATACTCACAGTACGGCAGCTTTCAATGGGAATTCAAGGAATCGGCTCCCTGATCTCAAGTTCCGATCCTATAGGAGTCCAGGATGGGTCTTTTGCATATAGATATCTTACTGATCAGTTAAACATAGCAGAGTCGAGGCTCCGAATACTGAAAAACCAAGACGACTATGTTAATTTCCTTCAACGAGGTCCAACCGGGGGTGGAGTTGCTGCTATTGTTGATGAGCTTGCTTACGTTGAGCTATTTTTGTCCTACACAAAGTGCGCATTCTCTATTGTGGGGCAGGAATTCACAAAAAGTGGCTGGGGATTT GCATTCCAGAGGGACTCACCATTGACAGTAGATTTATCAACGGCTATACTCCAACTCTCAGAAAGCGGCCAACTCCAAAGAATCCATGACAAATGGCTCCTGCGAACAGAATGCGCGAGTCAAATCAAACAGGGGGATGACAACCGGCTCTCTCTCAAGAGCTTCTGGGGCCTGTTTCTTATATGTGCTGTTGTTTGCTTTATTGCATTAACCGTGTATTTTCTGAGGGTTTATCTGCAATTCAACAGATATAATGCAGAGGGAGAGCAGCAGGATGTTGAAGGAACTGAAATTTCAAGTTCTTTTAGGCGTACCTTCGTAGCCTCTAGCTTCAAAGATTTGATTAGTTTTTTCGATAAGAAAGAGGGCGAAACTAATGAAATGACTGAGAGAAATAATGGAGATTCCAAGAGGCGCGCCAGTCTGAGTTTCAATGAGCAAGCATAG
- the LOC140838452 gene encoding uncharacterized protein, whose protein sequence is MGAFCKLIDATLFIFFLIIAIVAPLIDAQTCLPQHLFPSFLVELKSWYATEYGDYLVSEKPHFFVGIVWLELLFQWPLSIACLYGIVAGRSWLNTTCLIYGVSVFTSMVTILSEMTLSNRASDKLMMMYFPFLGFGLLAILRGLSDRTAKSMTIGKRPAINKKKRA, encoded by the exons ATGGGCGCATTCTGCAAGCTTATAGATGCAACACTCTTCATTTTCTTCCTCATAATAGCCATTGTGGCGCCACTTATCGATGCCCAAACATGCCTTCCTCAACACCTATTCCCATCCTTTTTGGTGGAGCTGAAGAGCTGGTATGCTACCGAATATGGAGATTATTTGGTTTCAGAGAAACCCCATTTCTTCGTAGGGATTGTTTGGCTGGAGCTTCTCTTCCAGTGGCCTCTCTCGATTGCCTGTTTGTACGGCATTGTGGCTGGAAGATCTTGGTTGAACACCACCTGTTTGATTTATGGGGTCTCCGTCTTCACTTCAATG GTCACTATACTATCTGAGATGACATTGTCAAATCGAGCATCTGATAAACTTATGATGATGTATTTCCCATTTCTGGGGTTCGGTCTTTTAGCTATATTGCGAGGTCTGAGTGACAGGACGGCGAAGAGCATGACAATCGGTAAGAGACCTgcgataaataaaaaaaagagagCTTGA